The proteins below come from a single Chroococcidiopsis sp. SAG 2025 genomic window:
- a CDS encoding SDR family oxidoreductase translates to MLPNSNGNYTGKVAFVTGAGSGIGRATALAFAREGANVVVADISEQGNQETARTIEELGGRAVAVRCDVTQSEDVKAALAKSVEAFGRLDFAFNNAGIEPRNPAPIAEYEEEEWNRIVDINLRGVFLCMKHEIPPILKQGGGAIVNTSSGAGIIGIKGSPAYTAAKHGVIGLTRAAALDYAAQNIRINAVCPGYIDTPMMGRFTGGTDEGRAKVIAEEPVGRMGKPEEIAAAVIWLCSDAAAFVIGHAMVIDGGQTVQ, encoded by the coding sequence ATGCTACCCAACTCGAATGGAAACTACACAGGCAAGGTAGCCTTTGTCACCGGAGCAGGAAGCGGCATTGGCCGCGCGACAGCGCTAGCGTTTGCCCGTGAGGGCGCTAATGTAGTGGTCGCTGACATTTCAGAACAGGGCAATCAAGAAACGGCCCGCACGATCGAAGAACTCGGCGGGCGAGCAGTCGCCGTCAGGTGCGATGTAACGCAGTCCGAGGACGTGAAGGCAGCTCTAGCCAAGAGCGTTGAGGCTTTCGGGCGGTTGGACTTCGCCTTCAACAACGCGGGCATCGAGCCGAGGAATCCGGCTCCGATCGCGGAGTACGAGGAGGAGGAGTGGAACCGGATCGTTGACATCAACCTTCGCGGCGTTTTCCTGTGCATGAAGCACGAGATCCCGCCGATCCTCAAGCAGGGAGGCGGTGCGATCGTCAACACGTCCTCGGGCGCGGGAATCATTGGCATCAAGGGCAGCCCCGCGTACACTGCCGCGAAGCACGGCGTGATCGGTCTCACCCGAGCGGCTGCCCTTGACTATGCCGCGCAGAACATCCGCATTAACGCCGTCTGTCCCGGCTACATCGACACTCCGATGATGGGTCGCTTCACCGGCGGCACGGACGAAGGGCGCGCGAAGGTGATCGCAGAGGAGCCGGTCGGACGGATGGGCAAGCCTGAGGAGATCGCCGCGGCCGTCATCTGGCTGTGCTCGGACGCAGCTGCCTTCGTCATCGGGCACGCCATGGTCATCGATGGTGGCCAAACGGTGCAGTAA
- a CDS encoding SDR family NAD(P)-dependent oxidoreductase translates to MTRKTNGIDRRKLIMAGGTVAGAAAIASVTHNAQATAQQPLAANTANSGRFAGKVVLITGATSGIGETTARMFAKEGAIVHFCGRREALGNKIAQEINAQGGRASYQKADVRNEQDVKSFVDTCVQKYGRIDIAFNNAGIESKPFTIAEQSLNDWMNVMTTNATGTFLSMKYELPVMLKQGGGAIVNNASVSGHVGFATIAPYSASKHAIMSLTKVAALEYADKNIRVNSISPGAVDTPMLRRALAAWKTDFDTVSKDYPIERIVQSDEIAKTVLWLSSADPTCVVGTDIDVTGGYLAK, encoded by the coding sequence GTGACCCGAAAGACAAACGGCATCGATCGACGCAAACTCATTATGGCAGGTGGCACGGTTGCGGGAGCGGCTGCAATTGCCAGCGTGACTCACAACGCTCAAGCGACTGCTCAACAGCCCCTTGCTGCCAACACTGCTAATAGCGGCAGATTTGCAGGGAAAGTTGTTTTAATTACCGGAGCTACGTCTGGGATTGGAGAAACTACCGCTCGGATGTTTGCCAAAGAGGGTGCGATCGTGCATTTCTGCGGTCGGCGCGAAGCACTTGGAAACAAGATTGCTCAAGAAATCAATGCTCAAGGAGGACGAGCAAGCTACCAGAAAGCCGATGTCCGCAATGAACAAGACGTTAAGTCATTTGTCGATACTTGCGTTCAAAAATATGGTCGGATCGACATCGCTTTCAATAATGCTGGAATCGAGAGTAAGCCATTCACCATCGCTGAACAATCTTTAAACGATTGGATGAATGTGATGACAACCAATGCAACGGGAACGTTTCTATCGATGAAGTACGAACTTCCAGTGATGCTTAAGCAGGGAGGTGGCGCGATCGTTAATAACGCCTCGGTTTCCGGGCATGTCGGCTTTGCCACGATCGCGCCCTACAGTGCTAGCAAACACGCCATTATGTCTCTAACCAAAGTTGCCGCCTTAGAATACGCAGACAAGAACATTCGCGTTAACTCAATTTCTCCAGGTGCGGTCGATACTCCCATGCTTCGACGCGCTTTGGCAGCTTGGAAAACTGATTTTGACACCGTTTCTAAAGACTATCCGATCGAGCGAATTGTGCAATCCGATGAGATTGCTAAAACAGTGCTGTGGTTGAGTTCCGCCGATCCTACCTGCGTTGTAGGCACTGACATCGATGTTACAGGTGGCTACCTCGCGAAATAG
- a CDS encoding aldo/keto reductase: protein MQYTTLGHTGLVISRLAFGAMTFGEGQLVPGVMNKIDQSIADQMVNQALDAGINLFDTADAYTNGQSEMMLGKALGDRRDQAVIATKVGFRTGNAITNTGLSYRHILASAEASLKRLGTDYIDLYQIHIPDPLTPPEETVRALDDLVRRGLVRYVGFCNLQAWRAARLLGLQERQNYARFVGAQMYYSLLGRDLEHEIVPFVEDTGIGVLVWSPLAGGFLSGKYTRENPTPEGARLNEFKLPPIDVEKGYEVVDVLKEIAQNHGATPAQVAIAWMLTKPFVSSVIIGANKMQHLDDNLGAIKLNLSASEIDQLETLTKPQLLYPGWMQAMGWDAKVKASLDAEWG, encoded by the coding sequence ATGCAATACACAACACTAGGACACACCGGATTAGTCATCTCACGTCTCGCTTTTGGTGCCATGACGTTTGGCGAAGGGCAACTCGTACCCGGAGTGATGAATAAAATCGATCAATCGATCGCGGATCAAATGGTCAACCAAGCGTTAGACGCAGGCATCAATCTATTTGATACGGCAGATGCCTACACCAATGGACAATCGGAAATGATGTTGGGCAAAGCGTTAGGCGATCGCCGTGACCAAGCTGTCATCGCCACTAAAGTAGGATTCCGTACTGGCAACGCCATCACCAACACTGGACTTTCCTACCGTCACATTCTTGCCTCTGCTGAAGCCAGCCTCAAGCGCTTAGGCACAGACTACATTGACCTGTACCAAATTCACATTCCCGATCCCCTCACCCCACCCGAAGAAACCGTGCGTGCCCTGGATGATTTAGTCCGGCGGGGACTGGTGCGCTACGTAGGATTCTGCAATCTCCAGGCTTGGAGAGCAGCCCGTCTGTTAGGGCTGCAAGAAAGGCAGAACTACGCTCGCTTTGTGGGAGCGCAGATGTATTATTCGCTTCTAGGACGGGATCTGGAGCATGAAATTGTGCCTTTTGTCGAAGACACAGGCATTGGAGTGTTAGTCTGGAGTCCTTTAGCAGGCGGCTTTTTGAGTGGAAAATATACCCGCGAAAATCCCACACCAGAAGGAGCAAGGCTGAACGAGTTTAAGCTTCCTCCCATTGATGTCGAGAAGGGTTATGAGGTGGTTGATGTGCTGAAGGAAATCGCGCAAAATCATGGGGCAACTCCAGCACAGGTGGCGATCGCTTGGATGCTCACCAAGCCTTTTGTTTCTTCAGTCATCATCGGCGCTAACAAGATGCAGCATTTGGACGATAACTTGGGAGCTATCAAACTGAACTTATCAGCTTCTGAGATTGACCAGCTAGAGACGCTGACTAAGCCGCAACTCCTCTACCCTGGCTGGATGCAAGCAATGGGTTGGGATGCAAAGGTCAAAGCTAGTCTTGATGCTGAATGGGGTTGA
- a CDS encoding tyrosine-type recombinase/integrase, with protein MNSPTVSSLPLPLEEQKYFGMLRQQSFRQSRASSPSITKSGQEPSSCNFAPFPVHAHMLRHGTGYYLANRGTDTRIIQSYLGHSNIQHTVRYTELVSSRFQGLWDG; from the coding sequence ATGAATTCGCCAACAGTATCTTCGCTACCTTTACCCCTTGAAGAGCAAAAATATTTTGGAATGCTTAGACAGCAAAGTTTTCGGCAATCGCGTGCCAGCTCTCCCAGCATCACCAAAAGTGGACAAGAGCCAAGTTCGTGCAATTTTGCACCTTTTCCTGTTCACGCACATATGCTGCGACATGGAACGGGCTATTATTTAGCCAACCGAGGTACTGATACTCGGATAATTCAAAGCTACCTTGGGCATAGCAATATCCAGCACACGGTACGTTACACCGAATTAGTATCTAGTCGGTTTCAAGGGCTTTGGGATGGTTAA
- a CDS encoding IS1182 family transposase: MSMQPQTIPPIPENTVVVARAAFPKGNLYIQIRDNLGSIYQDETFASLFSKRGQPAQAPWQLALVCVMQFIENLSDRQAADAVRARIDWKYALSLSLSDPGFDYSILSEFRTRLIAGNAEQELLDKLLEQLRSKGLLKGHKRQRTDSTHVLAAIRILNRLETLGETFRAALNSLAVAAPDWLEEHLQDAWFDRYSRRTENYRLPKLDSEREELGRTIGKDGFALLDAIYDWATPEWMRQIPAVETLRRIWMQQFYAPTEDGNVQWRSPKDMPPSTLAIHSPYDVEAHYSSKRSVDWVGYKVHLTETCDRDCPHFITGVCTTLSTISDDAVVESVHQSLSKKSLLPEEHLVDTGYVTADHIVNSQANYGIELLGKVRINPSWQTQNNSKFSAEQFEVDWDNQVVTCPKGHQSIIWRPKIDNRGLRVVHVHFSQADCRHCPVRKRCTHSKAARRLTLQPQAKYNALRQRRQVQETSEFKQLYQQRAGVEGTLSQGVRRSALRQSRYVGLAKTHLQHILIVTALNLVRLSAWLSAIPLAQTRYSRFMELKPQIA, translated from the coding sequence ATGTCCATGCAACCCCAAACCATTCCTCCGATTCCAGAGAATACGGTAGTGGTTGCAAGAGCAGCTTTTCCTAAAGGCAATCTCTACATCCAAATTCGGGATAACCTTGGCAGCATCTACCAAGATGAAACCTTCGCATCACTATTTTCTAAACGTGGACAACCTGCTCAAGCTCCTTGGCAACTGGCACTTGTTTGTGTAATGCAGTTTATAGAGAATTTATCTGACCGCCAAGCTGCTGATGCTGTTCGTGCGCGGATTGATTGGAAATATGCACTCAGTCTTTCCCTGAGCGATCCAGGATTCGATTACTCAATTTTGAGTGAATTTCGCACTCGTCTAATTGCAGGCAATGCAGAACAAGAGCTGCTGGACAAGTTGTTGGAGCAATTACGATCCAAGGGATTGCTCAAAGGACACAAACGGCAACGGACGGATTCAACTCATGTTCTGGCTGCCATTCGGATTCTAAATCGACTGGAAACGTTGGGAGAAACATTTCGTGCTGCACTCAATAGTTTAGCTGTCGCAGCTCCAGATTGGCTGGAAGAGCATTTACAAGATGCTTGGTTTGACCGCTACAGTCGTCGCACCGAGAACTATCGGTTGCCTAAGTTAGACAGCGAGCGAGAAGAATTGGGTCGCACGATTGGCAAGGATGGATTTGCGTTGTTAGATGCAATTTACGATTGGGCTACTCCAGAGTGGATGCGACAAATTCCAGCCGTTGAGACACTGCGACGGATTTGGATGCAACAATTTTACGCACCCACTGAAGACGGGAACGTGCAATGGCGCTCGCCCAAAGACATGCCACCATCCACACTGGCAATTCATTCACCCTATGATGTAGAGGCGCATTACAGTTCCAAACGTAGTGTTGATTGGGTCGGTTACAAAGTTCACCTCACTGAAACTTGCGATCGGGATTGTCCGCACTTCATCACTGGAGTATGCACTACCCTATCAACAATATCTGATGATGCAGTCGTTGAATCTGTCCATCAAAGCCTATCGAAAAAATCACTTCTACCCGAAGAGCATTTGGTGGATACAGGGTATGTAACAGCTGACCATATTGTTAATAGTCAGGCAAACTATGGAATCGAACTGCTTGGAAAAGTTCGTATCAATCCCAGTTGGCAGACCCAAAATAACTCTAAGTTTTCTGCTGAGCAGTTTGAAGTGGATTGGGATAATCAAGTCGTCACCTGTCCTAAAGGGCATCAAAGTATCATTTGGCGACCCAAGATTGACAATCGTGGCTTGAGAGTCGTTCACGTCCACTTTTCTCAAGCTGATTGTCGTCATTGTCCAGTCCGAAAACGTTGTACCCACTCTAAAGCTGCCCGAAGATTGACATTACAACCTCAAGCCAAATACAACGCTCTACGTCAGCGACGGCAGGTGCAAGAAACGTCAGAGTTTAAGCAACTCTACCAGCAACGAGCGGGAGTGGAGGGAACATTATCGCAAGGCGTGAGACGTTCTGCCTTAAGGCAGTCTCGATATGTTGGATTGGCGAAAACACATCTTCAGCATATCCTGATTGTCACTGCTCTCAATTTGGTTCGCTTGTCTGCTTGGCTCTCAGCTATCCCACTGGCTCAAACTCGCTACTCTCGATTTATGGAGCTTAAGCCCCAAATAGCGTAG
- a CDS encoding cyclophilin-like fold protein: protein MERALRHLKWFATQQRNCGRRMLILTIALVMSLSYSACRADNSVPGSASSKMPTELSTQQANSMKINIKVGDKIVTATLIDNPTTRDFISLLPLTLIMNDLLEREKFAHLPRAISEEGERTKTYDVGDIIYWSPGPDVAIYYRHDGQNIPDPGIITIGKIDAGVEAFNVPGSINVTVELIQ from the coding sequence ATGGAGAGGGCCTTGAGGCATTTGAAATGGTTTGCCACTCAGCAAAGAAACTGCGGCAGGAGAATGCTGATTCTGACGATCGCCTTGGTGATGTCCCTGAGTTACTCAGCCTGCCGTGCTGATAACAGTGTGCCTGGCAGTGCCTCATCGAAGATGCCGACTGAACTATCAACCCAGCAGGCAAACAGTATGAAGATCAACATCAAAGTCGGAGACAAAATCGTTACAGCCACATTAATTGACAACCCAACCACACGAGATTTTATTTCCCTACTGCCATTAACGTTGATCATGAACGATTTGCTTGAAAGAGAAAAGTTTGCCCATTTACCGAGAGCGATTTCGGAGGAGGGAGAGCGAACCAAAACGTATGACGTTGGAGACATCATTTACTGGTCTCCCGGTCCTGATGTGGCTATTTATTATCGCCACGACGGACAGAACATCCCTGACCCTGGCATCATCACAATCGGCAAGATCGATGCTGGCGTAGAAGCATTTAATGTCCCTGGTTCTATCAACGTGACGGTAGAGCTAATTCAGTAG
- a CDS encoding SDR family oxidoreductase produces MIKDKVVIITGASSGIGEATAKLLASKGAKVVLGARREQQLRQLVDEIQTAGGQAVYQVMDVVNPSDHAQIVKLAKETFGGVDVIFLNAGIMPNSPLSGLKTDEWNQTVDVNIKGVLNGIAAVLPTFISQKSGHVITTSSVAGLKAYPGGAIYGGTKWFVRDFMEVLRMESAQEGTNIRTATIYPAAINTQLLDRITDQDVAEKMTQLYEQYGISPARVANVVAFAIDQPEDTNVNEFTIGPTTQPW; encoded by the coding sequence ATGATTAAAGACAAAGTTGTGATTATTACCGGCGCATCATCAGGGATTGGTGAAGCAACTGCGAAATTGCTTGCAAGTAAAGGCGCTAAAGTCGTATTGGGTGCACGTCGCGAGCAGCAATTGAGACAACTGGTTGATGAAATTCAAACAGCTGGCGGACAAGCAGTCTATCAAGTGATGGATGTGGTTAACCCATCCGATCACGCCCAGATCGTCAAGCTTGCTAAAGAAACATTTGGAGGTGTCGATGTGATTTTCTTGAACGCTGGCATCATGCCAAATTCTCCACTTTCTGGATTGAAAACTGATGAATGGAATCAAACAGTTGATGTCAATATCAAGGGTGTCCTCAATGGTATCGCTGCTGTATTGCCAACGTTTATTAGCCAAAAATCTGGGCATGTTATCACAACTTCATCGGTGGCTGGATTAAAAGCTTATCCAGGTGGTGCGATCTATGGTGGGACGAAATGGTTTGTACGCGATTTCATGGAAGTTCTACGCATGGAGTCTGCTCAAGAGGGGACTAACATTCGTACTGCAACAATTTATCCTGCTGCAATTAACACCCAGTTGTTAGATCGGATTACCGACCAAGATGTGGCTGAGAAAATGACTCAGTTGTATGAGCAATATGGCATCTCACCCGCTCGAGTAGCCAATGTTGTGGCGTTTGCAATTGACCAGCCAGAAGACACAAACGTGAACGAATTTACGATTGGCCCAACCACGCAGCCTTGGTAA
- a CDS encoding alpha/beta hydrolase has translation MKHRVLIPTLLISAICATAASAPDKTHVSRKSLQAPVQQSAVVEGADNFYKSDKVTMQKVTFKNQYNMQVAGNLFIPKTLNQTAKNPAIIVGHPMGAVKEQSANLYAQKLAEQGFVTLSLDLSFWGESEGRPRNVVSPDIYAEDFSAAVDFLGTRPFVDRDRIGVLGICGSGSFVISAAKIDPRMKAIATVSMYNMGAANRNGLRHSMSLEQRQKAIAEAAEQRYAEFTGGETKYTSGTVHELNENSTAIEREFYDFYRTPRGEYTPEGSSPKLTTHPTLTSNVKFMNFYPFDDIETISPRPMLFITGDIAHSREFSEDVYKRAAEPKELYIVPNAGHVDLYDRVNLIPWDKLASFFNQHLSQ, from the coding sequence ATGAAACACCGGGTTCTAATACCAACCCTCTTGATAAGTGCAATCTGCGCAACGGCGGCATCTGCACCCGACAAAACACACGTCTCGCGTAAGAGCCTCCAAGCACCCGTACAGCAGTCCGCTGTGGTCGAGGGGGCGGACAACTTCTATAAGAGCGACAAGGTGACCATGCAGAAGGTTACATTCAAAAACCAATACAACATGCAAGTTGCCGGGAATCTCTTCATTCCCAAAACCTTGAATCAGACCGCTAAGAATCCGGCAATCATTGTCGGGCATCCAATGGGCGCAGTAAAAGAACAGAGCGCAAATCTGTATGCCCAAAAGCTGGCTGAGCAGGGATTCGTCACCTTGTCCCTAGATTTGTCCTTCTGGGGCGAGAGTGAGGGGCGGCCTCGCAACGTTGTTTCGCCGGATATTTATGCCGAGGATTTCAGTGCTGCGGTCGATTTTCTGGGCACCCGGCCATTCGTTGATAGGGACCGGATTGGCGTTCTTGGGATTTGTGGCAGTGGGAGCTTCGTCATTAGCGCTGCCAAGATAGACCCCCGCATGAAGGCTATTGCGACGGTCAGCATGTATAACATGGGTGCGGCCAATCGTAACGGGCTTAGGCATTCTATGTCCCTCGAACAGAGGCAGAAAGCCATTGCAGAGGCGGCTGAGCAACGCTATGCGGAGTTCACGGGCGGCGAGACCAAATACACAAGCGGGACCGTGCATGAATTGAATGAGAACTCCACCGCCATTGAGCGTGAGTTCTATGACTTCTACCGCACTCCCAGGGGCGAATACACCCCCGAAGGTTCGTCGCCGAAACTGACAACGCATCCGACACTGACCAGCAACGTCAAATTCATGAACTTTTACCCGTTCGATGACATTGAGACGATTTCGCCGCGTCCCATGCTGTTCATCACGGGTGACATTGCGCATTCTAGGGAGTTCAGCGAAGACGTCTACAAGCGCGCCGCCGAGCCAAAGGAACTCTACATCGTTCCAAACGCGGGACATGTCGATTTGTACGATCGGGTGAACCTGATCCCGTGGGACAAGCTTGCGTCCTTTTTCAATCAGCATCTCAGTCAGTAA
- a CDS encoding AraC family transcriptional regulator, whose product MNAARTSEKSDRALMNDLQAKREAYRAQANREELTERIAQALRQDGAIEPLKGLHFYRSSSPSECFHSVSIPAFCVIAQGSKEVLLGSDRYQYDPMHYLLGTVELPIASRILEATQEKPYLGLRFDLDPTLVGSVMVEAGYPSVQKGASVKAIDVSPLDADLLDAVVRLVRLIDSSAEAYVLAPLIKREIIYRLLMGEQGARLRQIAVLGGYTHHIAKAVDRLRKDFTQPIKIESIARELGMSVSGFHHHFKSVTAMSPLQFQKQLRLQEARRLMLGQNLDATSAAYQVGYDDASHFNREYKRLFGAPPMRDVERLRERAMVTANV is encoded by the coding sequence ATGAACGCTGCAAGAACGAGTGAAAAGTCCGATAGAGCGTTGATGAATGACCTTCAGGCAAAGCGCGAGGCATACAGAGCGCAAGCCAACCGAGAGGAACTAACGGAGCGAATTGCCCAAGCGCTTCGTCAAGATGGAGCGATCGAGCCGCTGAAAGGATTGCACTTCTACCGTTCCTCTTCCCCTTCGGAATGCTTTCATAGTGTCTCTATTCCTGCCTTTTGTGTAATTGCTCAAGGCAGCAAAGAAGTCCTTCTGGGCAGCGATCGCTATCAGTACGACCCAATGCATTATTTGCTTGGGACGGTTGAACTGCCAATTGCCAGCCGAATTCTAGAAGCAACTCAGGAAAAACCGTACCTGGGTCTTCGCTTCGATCTCGACCCCACCCTGGTTGGTTCAGTCATGGTTGAGGCAGGCTATCCTTCAGTCCAAAAGGGTGCTAGTGTCAAAGCGATCGATGTCAGTCCATTGGATGCAGATCTATTGGATGCTGTGGTGCGGCTTGTCAGGTTAATAGATTCCTCTGCTGAAGCATATGTTCTCGCACCCCTGATCAAGCGAGAAATCATTTACCGACTCCTGATGGGAGAACAAGGTGCTCGGCTGCGTCAGATTGCCGTTCTCGGTGGCTACACGCACCATATTGCCAAAGCCGTCGATCGACTTCGCAAAGACTTTACCCAGCCGATCAAGATTGAAAGCATTGCACGAGAGCTTGGCATGAGCGTTTCGGGCTTTCACCATCACTTCAAGTCGGTGACTGCCATGAGTCCCTTGCAGTTCCAGAAGCAACTGCGCCTCCAAGAAGCTCGCCGTTTGATGCTGGGGCAAAACCTAGACGCGACCAGTGCGGCGTACCAAGTGGGGTATGACGATGCCTCGCACTTCAACCGAGAGTACAAGCGGCTCTTTGGAGCACCACCCATGCGTGATGTGGAGCGGCTACGAGAAAGGGCGATGGTGACAGCCAATGTTTGA
- a CDS encoding nuclear transport factor 2 family protein, whose protein sequence is MPTEQEIRQTNEQTVRDFLRLLCEKNMDVWIELWTIEAVQEMPFSPPGFPTKVEGREALRQHYSNLPKAYGRIAFPDLVIHSMLDPNWVVAEYRGEIDVLATGRPYNNHYCGLFHLREGRITLFREYYNPTVMTEAFGDASELARSFSLTND, encoded by the coding sequence ATGCCAACTGAACAAGAAATTCGTCAAACGAATGAGCAAACAGTCCGTGACTTTCTGCGGCTTCTATGTGAGAAAAACATGGATGTCTGGATTGAGCTATGGACGATTGAGGCAGTGCAAGAAATGCCATTCTCACCGCCAGGATTCCCGACTAAAGTTGAGGGACGAGAAGCCCTTCGCCAGCACTACAGCAACCTACCCAAAGCGTATGGACGAATAGCATTTCCTGATTTAGTGATTCATTCGATGCTCGATCCAAACTGGGTTGTAGCCGAATACAGAGGCGAAATTGATGTATTGGCAACGGGTCGCCCGTATAACAATCACTACTGCGGATTGTTCCACCTACGAGAGGGACGCATCACTTTATTTCGTGAATACTATAACCCAACTGTGATGACCGAAGCCTTTGGCGATGCATCGGAGCTTGCCCGTAGCTTTAGCCTAACAAATGACTAA
- a CDS encoding cupin domain-containing protein, giving the protein MKLLATTIVSSSLLALGFSPVEQAQVPSSNNTQLVEVRRNGSQPSTRGPAENFTGFVRIDPLFSAQGSARAGGASVTFEPGARTAWHTHPLGQTLIVTAGVGWVQQWGGAIQKIRPGDVVWIPPDVKHWHGATATTAMAHIAIQEQLDGKVVDWMEQVSDEQYQTFNVNQ; this is encoded by the coding sequence ATGAAACTGCTTGCGACAACAATCGTGTCATCTTCCCTGCTTGCTTTGGGTTTCTCTCCTGTGGAACAAGCACAAGTCCCATCGAGCAATAACACACAACTTGTAGAAGTTAGACGAAACGGTTCGCAGCCTTCCACCAGAGGACCAGCCGAAAACTTTACAGGTTTCGTCCGCATTGACCCCCTATTCTCAGCACAAGGTTCAGCCCGCGCGGGTGGTGCCAGTGTCACCTTCGAGCCAGGTGCCCGAACCGCATGGCACACCCATCCCCTGGGGCAGACCCTCATTGTGACGGCTGGAGTTGGTTGGGTTCAGCAGTGGGGCGGTGCAATTCAGAAAATCAGGCCTGGTGATGTCGTCTGGATTCCGCCAGATGTGAAACACTGGCACGGCGCTACAGCCACTACAGCCATGGCTCACATCGCTATTCAGGAACAACTCGACGGCAAGGTCGTGGACTGGATGGAACAGGTCAGCGACGAGCAATACCAGACATTCAATGTAAATCAATAG
- a CDS encoding nuclear transport factor 2 family protein, whose amino-acid sequence MPNQPTRKEFLNLSAISGFSFLLGSQNLFGEKASAAPTNASTDHPNVAVVKRYYDAYGRGDLATVSQIFAPNIVWRIPGHHSLAGVHRGQDQVFAFFQQLAKAKFKADVLFLGGNDSYVVDVHRGYSNMERDNIDILWALLFRIQNNRIVEATNFPSDQHAADAFYSRVYPLKPLPDRLA is encoded by the coding sequence ATGCCAAATCAACCGACTCGAAAAGAATTTTTAAATTTGAGTGCTATTTCTGGTTTCTCGTTTCTTCTTGGCAGTCAAAATCTTTTTGGGGAGAAAGCCTCAGCAGCACCGACAAATGCAAGTACAGATCATCCCAACGTCGCGGTCGTCAAGCGTTACTACGATGCTTATGGCAGAGGCGACCTCGCAACCGTCAGTCAAATTTTTGCTCCTAATATTGTTTGGAGAATTCCAGGGCATCATTCCCTAGCAGGCGTGCACCGAGGACAAGATCAAGTTTTTGCCTTTTTTCAACAGCTAGCCAAAGCCAAGTTTAAAGCAGATGTTTTGTTTTTAGGCGGCAATGATTCTTATGTTGTGGATGTGCATCGCGGCTATAGCAATATGGAACGCGACAATATTGATATTCTTTGGGCTTTGTTGTTTCGTATCCAAAACAATCGCATTGTTGAGGCAACCAATTTTCCCAGCGATCAACACGCCGCCGATGCTTTCTACTCGCGGGTATATCCACTGAAACCGTTGCCCGATCGCTTAGCTTAA